The Nitrosomonas sp. PY1 genomic sequence TGATGGAGCCGAATGAAGAACCACAAGCTTTAGAAATTATGCAAAAAGCCAAGTCACTGATGATGAATGCTTCACCAAGAGAACAAGCACTTATCAATGCTCTGGGAAAGCGCTATTCAGGAGAAACTAAACACAGAACAGCGAATGATAAAGCTTATGCAGAGGCAATGCGGGAAGTGCATCAGCGTTTTCCAGATGATGCGGATATCGCGATGTTGTATGTCGAATCTATGATGGATCTGCGACCCTGGGGTTACTGGATGCTTGATGGTACGCCGTATGAAGGAACAGCTGAAATCGTTGCGCTTACGGAAGATGTATTACGACGTAATCCGCAACATCCTGGTGCATTGCATATGTATATTCACCTGATTGAACCGACCAGTACGCCCGAACGTGCTGAGAAAGCAGCCGATACTTTGTTGAGTCTAATGCCGATGGCAGGACATATGGTACACATGGCATCGCATATTTATCAGCGAGTCGGTCGCTATGCCGATTCTATAAAAAGCAATCAATTGGCAATCAAGGCGGACGAAAATTACATTGCGCAATGCCGCGCTCAGGGGCTATACCCGATGGTTTATTATCCGCACAACATTCATTTTCTTTGGTTCGCAGCCACAATGGATGGTCAAAGCAAAATTGCAATCGAATCTGCCAAACAAGCTGCGAGTAAGATTGACGATGAAGTGCTAAAAGCAATTCCATTGACGGCAGTTTTTCGCGTGACACCCTACTGGGCATTGGCTAGATTTGGACATTGGGAGGAGATTCTTGAACAACCTGCGCCACCGCCAGCCAATCTATTTTTGACCGGGAGTTGGCACTATGTGCGTGGTCTTGCATTTGTCGCGATGCAGCAATTGCAACAAGCTGAGCAGGAGCTAATAGCATTGCGCAAGATTATGAAAAATCCATCGCTAGACAATCCATTGCTGTCTAAAAATACAACCAGTACGGTGCTTGGTATCGCGCCTGAAGTACTGGCGGGTGAAATTGCTGCGGCACGCGGTCAATTTGATCAGGCCATCGCATATCTTGAAAAAGCGGTTCGATTGGAAGATGCCCTGGTGTATACAGAGCCGTCAGAATTTCATCTTCCGCCGCGCCTGGCGCTGGGCGCTATCTTGCTGGAATCAGGTCAGCCATCTGAAGCAGAAACTGTTTATTGGGAGGATTTGCGGAGAAATCGTAATAGTGGTTGGGCGCTTTATGGACTGATACAAGCATTGCGTGCGCAAAAAAAAGATGATCAGGCAGTGCTTATCGAAGCGCGTTTCAAGAAAGCTTGGGAGCGTGCTGATGTTACCTTGCAGGCATCG encodes the following:
- a CDS encoding M48 family metallopeptidase, coding for MQLRIFHLAILTLALIAASVFESSAATETDDQLAPKLHNLGMHTFPVSTQSELAQQYINQGLNLAYAFNHAEARRAFREAAKLDPGLAMAYWGQALVLGPNINAMMEPNEEPQALEIMQKAKSLMMNASPREQALINALGKRYSGETKHRTANDKAYAEAMREVHQRFPDDADIAMLYVESMMDLRPWGYWMLDGTPYEGTAEIVALTEDVLRRNPQHPGALHMYIHLIEPTSTPERAEKAADTLLSLMPMAGHMVHMASHIYQRVGRYADSIKSNQLAIKADENYIAQCRAQGLYPMVYYPHNIHFLWFAATMDGQSKIAIESAKQAASKIDDEVLKAIPLTAVFRVTPYWALARFGHWEEILEQPAPPPANLFLTGSWHYVRGLAFVAMQQLQQAEQELIALRKIMKNPSLDNPLLSKNTTSTVLGIAPEVLAGEIAAARGQFDQAIAYLEKAVRLEDALVYTEPSEFHLPPRLALGAILLESGQPSEAETVYWEDLRRNRNSGWALYGLIQALRAQKKDDQAVLIEARFKKAWERADVTLQASRFGHPLR